GCTCGCTCCCGAGTTATCGTTAGCAAAAGGGCGTTTGGCGCGCAAGGTACTAACATCTGTAAGGCCTTTCTCTCAACGGCCAGTTCCCAGCCCTTCCCGTCACATGCACCGTATATTTTGTGATGATTGTTCGCCGATAACTGTTAATTTAACACCATGCGTCCCGGTACTTTGCTTATCTCCCAGCCGTTTCTCGGCGACCCTAACTTCGAACGCAGCGTGGTGCTGGTATGCCGCGACGAGCCCACTGACGGTACTTTTGGCCTGGTGCTCAACCGACTTACCACGCTCACCCTTGGCGACGTGCTCGAATTGCCACCGAATTTGGTCAGTGCCGCGGCTCACTTGCCCATTTATGTGGGCGGGCCCGTCGAGCCCGACACCCTGCACTACCTGCACCGGCGGGCCGACCTGCCCGGCGCCACCGATTTGGGGCAGGATGTTTTTTGGGGCGGCGATTTTGAGCTGCTGCTGGGCCTCATCGGTAGCGGTGCAGTAGGGCCTGACCAGGTGCGCCTCTTTGCCGGGTATTCGGGGTGGTCGGTGGGCCAATTGGCCACTGAAATGCAGGGGCAGAGTTGGATACGGCACCCCGCAAGCGCCGGGAAAGTGTTTACTTTGGCATCTGATGCCTTCTGGCGGGATATTTTGCGGGAGAAAGGCGGGCGATTCAAGGTGCTGTCGAACTATCCCGTAGACCCTCGTTTGAATTAATGCGGCGGCAGGGACATATTTTTGTTTTAATCCAATCTCTTTTTGCTCTCTCTTCTGGCTTCCGTAGCGAAGCTGGCTTTTACGTAGAATTATGGCTACTGAAGAAATACCTACTGCCCCGCTTGCCGGTGGCACCGACCCGGCCGCCGACGACCGAATGACCATTTTGCAACGTCGCTTAGCTGAGATTCAAGGAAACGCCGAGCCCGCCGCAACGGCTTCGGCTGAAGGGGCCACTCAAGTTGAGATGCCGCCGCAGGGCACGCCGGAGCTCCCGGCCGACCAGCCCTTGGGGGCGGGTACGGCCGAACCGCTTGCCGAAATCCCCGCGACCGCCTCGGAAGCTGCCCTGGCTCCCGAGGCCGGCACGCCCGAAGCGTCCGCCGCGGCCGAAACGGCCCATCACGTGCCCGATTCTGTGACCGTAAACGGCCACGATGTGTCGGCTCCCCTTGCCCGGGCCGTCACCCATTACGGCAGCGAAATGGCCCATCCGGAGGAAGCTCATTTTCCGGCGCCCAATCCGGAGGCTCTGCCCGCCGATGAGCACATTGCCAGCGCTACGCCCGCCCCCATTGCCGACCCCGAAACGCTGAGTGCTCCCGCCGCCGAAGCCACCGTAGAAGACCAAGCCCCTGAGCTGCCCACGGTGAACCTGCACAATGCCGCCGAGCTGGATGCGGCGCCCGAAGCGGTAGCTACGCTGCCCACTTCGGAAGATACGCCTTTGAATGCAGCGCCGGCTACTGCCGAGCAGGAAGGTGACGCGCAGGGCGAGGATGCATATGTGCCCGAAACCACAGCCCCGGATTTCACGGCTCTGGACTTGCCGGCTCAGGCCGCCTACCTGGTGCAGTTGCTGCGCCAGCCCGAAGCCGCCCGCAACCGCAAGCAGATTCAGGACCTCACGCGTCAGTACGAGACCAACGTGGGCCTGGCGCGCAGCGCCGCCCGCCAGAAGTTCTCGGAAGGCGGCGAAGGCGCCGAAGCGTTTGCTTTCCAGCAGCCCGAGGGCCAGCAGGAGCTTAACAAAGCCCTGCAGGAATTCCGCGAAAGCCGCGCCAAGGATGCCAAAGCCGAAGATGCCAGCCGCACCGATAACCTCGCCAAGAAAAAGCAGCTGCTCGACCAGTTGCGCTTGCTGGTAGAAGCCGCCGAAACTAAGGACAGCTCGGCCAAGCTCAAGGCCCTGCAGGCCGAGTGGAAGGCCACCGGCGCCGTGCCCCAAACCGACAGCCAGGCCATATGGGATACCTACCACGGCTTGCTCGATATTTACTACAGCAAGCAGGGGCGCTTCCTGGAAATGAAGGACCTGGACCGCCGCCGCAACCTGGAGGCTAAAGAAGCCCTCATCAAGCGGGCAGAGGCCCTGGCCGATGTGCCCGGCATCAACAAGGCCCTAGACGAGCTGACCAAGCTGCATGAAGACTGGAAACACATCGGCCCGGTGCCCAACGACCAGCGCGAGCCGCTGTGGCAGCGCTTCATCGCGGCCTCCGACGTGCTGCACCAGCGCCGCAAGGAGTTTGTAGACATTCGTTCGACCCAGGAAAAAGCCAATCTGGTCGTTAAACAGGCCCTGCTGGAACGGGTGTTGCCTTTCGCTACCTTCGACACCGACCGGGTGAACCTGTGGCGCTCCAAAACCGACGAGCTACAGGAAATCAAAGCCGAGTGGGAAGCCGCTGGGCTGGTGCCCCGCGCCCAGGCCGATGCCCTGAACAAGCAATATTGGGCGGCCTACAAAGCCTTCTTCAACCGCAAAAACGAATTCTTTAAGTCGCTCGATAACGAGAAGTCGGCCAACGTGAAAGCGAAGGTGGCCCTCATTGAGCAGGCCGAAGAAGCCGCCAATAACCCGGATTCGGATGCTGCCCGTCAGGTTATCATTCGGGTGCAGAAGGAGTGGAAGGACGTGGGCCGCGTGCCCGATAAATTGGCCGACAAGCTCTGGCACCGTTTCCGAGCCGCCTGCGACGCCGTATTTGAGCGGCCCAAGCACGAGGCCCGGTTCCGCGAGGAAAAGGTGCAGCAGTCCTCGGTAGAGCAAACCGCGCACCTCGACAAGATTGCCGACCGGGTGAACGCCCTCACGGCCGACAACCCCGGCACGCTGGAAGGCTTCCGCGAAATACTCGCGGGCTGGGTGGCCGAGTTTGACCCCACCGACGACCAGCCCGGCCGGGGCACTTCCGACCGCAGCGAGGAGCAGTTGCTGACGTTGCTCGGCAAGTACCTCGACCACGTGCCTGGCCTGAGCTACGCCGACAAGAATGACTTGTTGTTCCAGGTAGAGGTGGGCCGTTTGAAAGCCCGCCCCCAGGCCCAGCAGCAACTTTCCCGGAAGGAAATGGCCCTGCGCAAGGAAATCAACGAGCTGGAGAACGACCACGCCACGTTGCAAACCAACCTGGACTTCTTCGCTCGTTCCAAAAATGCCAACCAATTGCGCGAGGAATACCAAGGCCGCATCGCCGAGGGACAGAAGCGCATTGAGACGCTCAAGAAGCAGTTGAAAATTATTCGCAGCTAACGCTTGGGTAAAGGCACTGTTTTACAGTTGAAAGGGCCCCGGTAGCGTTGCTATCGGGGCCCTTTTTAATATAATTTAGGCCATCAAAGCTGGCAGAAGCACGTCGCTTATGTACTTTTGTGGCACCTCAACGCCTCCTTAGCTCAGCTGGTAGAGCAACTGACTTGTAATCAGTAGGTCGCTGGTTCGATCCCGGCAGGAGGCTCACGTTGCTTAACGCCCGCTGTAAATCAAGCATTTGCAGCGGGTTTTTTGTGGTCGAATGCCAAGGAATTGGGCTTGCCTCGGATGTTAAGCTGATGCTGCTACCCGCCGTATGAGCATGACGCTGTCTGAAAACGAATTGTGATGAAAATACCCCGTTTAGGTTCACTGCCGCCGGTGCCATCCGTGCTCATGGCCATATTGAGCGTGCAGGCGGGCGCGGCCATTGCCAAAGGCTTGTTTCCGGTGGTGGGAGCAGCCGGGGCGGCGGGAATGCGAATTGGGCTATCCGCCCTGATGCTGTTGGTTGCCTTCAGGCCGCCGCTCCGGCAATTGACGGCAGTGCAATGGCGGGCGGTGATACCCTACGGCGTGGCGCTGGGCACCATGAATTTCTTGTTTTACCTGGCTCTGGCTCGCATTCCGCTGGGGCTGTGCGTAACGCTGGAGTTTGTGGGGCCCTTGCTGCTGGCTGTGGCCGGGTCGCGCCGGGCGGTGGATGTAGTTTGGGTGGTGCTGGCGGGCGTGGGCATAGCGCTTATCGCTCCCTGGGCCGGGCACGGGGTCGACCTGCTGGGGGCGCTGTTTGCACTGCTGGCGGGCGGCTGCTGGGTGGCCTACATTGTGCTCGGCGGCCGGGTGTCGCAGGTTTTGCCAGGCGGTGCGGCGGTCGCCACGGGAATGCTGTTCGCTTCCCTCACCATCCTGCCCTTCACGGTGGCCAGTGGGAGTCTGGCGTTGCTCACCCCGTCCCTTTTTGGAGCCGGCGTGGCGCTGGCCCTGCTTTCAAGCGCGCTGCCATTTAGCCTTGAGATGAATGCCCTGAGCATGCTGCCGGCCCGCTCATTCAGCATCCTGATGAGTCTGGAGCCGGCGGCAGCGGCCTTGTGCGGGTTGGTGTTTCTGCATGAGCACCTGATTCCAACGCAGTGGTTGGCCATCGTGCTGGTGGTAGTGGCTAGTGTTGGCGCTACGGTGTCGGCAAAAAAAGTAGCAGCGCCGGTAGAAGTCTGAAAAAGGGCGGCTATTTGGGCTGCCAGGTTATGCTGAGGCCGGTTCCGCCGGCTGGGCTCCACGTGGGCAGCACGCCGACATCGCGCCCAATGGGCTTGCGGCCCCAGCGGTTGCGGTGCGAGAGGTAAGCCAGATGGGCCGAGAGGATGCCCACGCCGGCGCCCGCCAACACGTCGCTTTCCCAGTGCTTGTCGTTAATCATGCGCAGAGCGGCTACGCTGGTAGCGATGGTGTAAGCGCCCACGCCGTACCACTGACTTTTGTCGCGGAACTCGGTGTGCACGATGCTGGCCG
This region of Hymenobacter sedentarius genomic DNA includes:
- a CDS encoding YqgE/AlgH family protein; this encodes MRPGTLLISQPFLGDPNFERSVVLVCRDEPTDGTFGLVLNRLTTLTLGDVLELPPNLVSAAAHLPIYVGGPVEPDTLHYLHRRADLPGATDLGQDVFWGGDFELLLGLIGSGAVGPDQVRLFAGYSGWSVGQLATEMQGQSWIRHPASAGKVFTLASDAFWRDILREKGGRFKVLSNYPVDPRLN
- a CDS encoding DUF349 domain-containing protein; amino-acid sequence: MATEEIPTAPLAGGTDPAADDRMTILQRRLAEIQGNAEPAATASAEGATQVEMPPQGTPELPADQPLGAGTAEPLAEIPATASEAALAPEAGTPEASAAAETAHHVPDSVTVNGHDVSAPLARAVTHYGSEMAHPEEAHFPAPNPEALPADEHIASATPAPIADPETLSAPAAEATVEDQAPELPTVNLHNAAELDAAPEAVATLPTSEDTPLNAAPATAEQEGDAQGEDAYVPETTAPDFTALDLPAQAAYLVQLLRQPEAARNRKQIQDLTRQYETNVGLARSAARQKFSEGGEGAEAFAFQQPEGQQELNKALQEFRESRAKDAKAEDASRTDNLAKKKQLLDQLRLLVEAAETKDSSAKLKALQAEWKATGAVPQTDSQAIWDTYHGLLDIYYSKQGRFLEMKDLDRRRNLEAKEALIKRAEALADVPGINKALDELTKLHEDWKHIGPVPNDQREPLWQRFIAASDVLHQRRKEFVDIRSTQEKANLVVKQALLERVLPFATFDTDRVNLWRSKTDELQEIKAEWEAAGLVPRAQADALNKQYWAAYKAFFNRKNEFFKSLDNEKSANVKAKVALIEQAEEAANNPDSDAARQVIIRVQKEWKDVGRVPDKLADKLWHRFRAACDAVFERPKHEARFREEKVQQSSVEQTAHLDKIADRVNALTADNPGTLEGFREILAGWVAEFDPTDDQPGRGTSDRSEEQLLTLLGKYLDHVPGLSYADKNDLLFQVEVGRLKARPQAQQQLSRKEMALRKEINELENDHATLQTNLDFFARSKNANQLREEYQGRIAEGQKRIETLKKQLKIIRS
- a CDS encoding EamA family transporter, giving the protein MAILSVQAGAAIAKGLFPVVGAAGAAGMRIGLSALMLLVAFRPPLRQLTAVQWRAVIPYGVALGTMNFLFYLALARIPLGLCVTLEFVGPLLLAVAGSRRAVDVVWVVLAGVGIALIAPWAGHGVDLLGALFALLAGGCWVAYIVLGGRVSQVLPGGAAVATGMLFASLTILPFTVASGSLALLTPSLFGAGVALALLSSALPFSLEMNALSMLPARSFSILMSLEPAAAALCGLVFLHEHLIPTQWLAIVLVVVASVGATVSAKKVAAPVEV